Proteins encoded by one window of Emticicia oligotrophica DSM 17448:
- a CDS encoding DUF937 domain-containing protein produces MDILGLIKDKLTDSNIKKVSNFLGEHPDNIGSALNSSVPIVLGCIIRSASNDEETGKVMDVLKDGGHTGEILDDLPVLLNNFEKTQLLLTIGTNIFNHFTGNQANGIVEKLSTFTGIRKTSAFSLVGLAAPLVLGALGKVVSKEGLGVSGLSKLLNEQREAVFVEIPPAIANQLNFKSSEPLKPVINKEEKSKENKNNSKDAGNRGLGAWIPWILIGFVFLGGVAYFMKYRRTVKPVEPVVNNTGLSTEPDSIAIDTTFSNIVPVDTASNLEPISTPNTDIPITTIESKEVEKVKRVEKEVEEPKKEQKKVTFDHISVEDQLKNAKSWIALATDFKKNSAEVSAKTDLEVVVKFLKANRKAVVIVAGGSQSSKGTLGEDRAYAVRDVLIEKGVNEGQIVIQSSSVKEVDAKVVVKVK; encoded by the coding sequence ATGGATATACTTGGGCTCATCAAAGACAAATTAACTGACTCAAACATTAAAAAAGTCAGTAATTTTTTGGGTGAACACCCCGATAATATTGGCTCTGCTCTGAATAGTTCTGTACCGATAGTTTTAGGCTGCATTATCAGAAGTGCATCTAATGATGAGGAAACTGGAAAGGTGATGGATGTTTTGAAAGATGGAGGGCATACAGGTGAAATATTAGATGATTTGCCAGTTTTATTAAATAATTTTGAGAAAACACAATTATTACTTACGATTGGAACAAATATTTTTAATCACTTCACTGGTAATCAAGCGAATGGAATTGTTGAGAAATTATCGACATTTACAGGTATAAGAAAAACTTCTGCCTTCTCATTGGTTGGTTTGGCTGCTCCACTTGTTTTAGGGGCATTAGGTAAGGTGGTAAGTAAGGAAGGATTAGGCGTGTCGGGTCTTTCTAAATTACTTAATGAGCAACGTGAAGCGGTATTTGTAGAAATACCTCCTGCCATTGCTAATCAATTGAATTTCAAAAGCTCTGAACCTTTAAAGCCAGTAATTAATAAAGAAGAAAAATCTAAAGAGAATAAAAATAATAGTAAAGATGCAGGAAATCGTGGATTGGGTGCTTGGATTCCATGGATTTTAATTGGATTTGTATTTCTAGGCGGAGTTGCGTACTTTATGAAGTATCGACGTACCGTAAAACCAGTTGAGCCAGTAGTGAATAATACAGGATTATCAACAGAACCAGATTCAATAGCGATAGATACTACATTTTCAAATATAGTACCTGTAGATACAGCAAGTAATCTTGAGCCTATATCAACGCCAAATACTGATATTCCTATTACAACAATTGAGTCTAAGGAAGTTGAAAAGGTGAAAAGAGTAGAGAAGGAAGTTGAAGAGCCCAAAAAAGAACAGAAGAAAGTAACTTTTGATCATATATCAGTTGAAGACCAATTAAAAAATGCAAAATCTTGGATTGCATTAGCTACCGATTTTAAGAAGAATAGTGCAGAAGTAAGTGCTAAAACAGACTTAGAAGTTGTAGTGAAATTCTTGAAAGCTAACCGAAAAGCAGTTGTAATTGTTGCGGGTGGTTCGCAAAGCTCGAAGGGCACATTAGGCGAAGACCGTGCTTATGCTGTAAGAGATGTATTAATCGAAAAAGGGGTAAACGAGGGGCAAATCGTTATTCAAAGCTCTTCAGTGAAAGAAGTTGATGCTAAGGTAGTAGTGAAAGTGAAGTAA
- a CDS encoding aminotransferase class V-fold PLP-dependent enzyme, producing the protein MNKRQFLKTLTATSVSYSVLGKNIDRSLNKVSKQSAEELAQNEDFWSEIRKSYRIKPDYINLENGYYSFTPESTLNAFIANVKEINYQASYYMRTRQFDDKAEARRKLAEIAGCSVEELIITRNTTESLDTVIAGIDWKAGDEAVMAEQDYGAMLDMFKLQARRYGIVNKIVSIPNHPKSDEEIVEIYEKAITPKTRLLMVCHMINITGHILPIKKICDMAHAKGVEVMVDGAHAFAQIQYKISDLGCDYYGSSLHKWLSVPLGAGILYVKKDKISKLWQMFGDMGYQDDDIRKLNHTGTHPVHTDLTISNAIDFHQKIGIERKEARLRFLQEYWTKQVRNLPNILLNTPADAQRACGIANVGIKTMKPADLAKTLLTKYNVWTVAIDYANVHGCRITPNVYTSTAELDKFVAALKELAA; encoded by the coding sequence ATGAACAAACGCCAGTTTTTAAAAACCCTTACAGCAACCAGTGTTTCTTACTCTGTATTAGGTAAAAACATCGACCGCTCTTTAAATAAAGTATCTAAGCAATCGGCCGAAGAATTAGCTCAAAACGAAGATTTTTGGTCAGAAATCAGGAAATCTTATCGAATCAAGCCTGATTACATTAATCTCGAAAATGGCTATTATTCATTTACACCAGAAAGTACACTAAATGCTTTCATTGCTAATGTGAAGGAAATAAACTACCAAGCTTCGTATTATATGCGAACACGACAATTTGATGATAAGGCCGAAGCTCGACGTAAATTAGCCGAAATTGCTGGTTGCTCAGTAGAAGAATTGATTATTACTCGAAATACAACTGAATCGCTTGATACAGTCATTGCAGGAATTGATTGGAAAGCTGGAGATGAAGCGGTGATGGCTGAGCAAGACTACGGTGCCATGCTTGATATGTTTAAATTACAAGCTCGTAGATATGGTATTGTGAATAAAATCGTTTCGATTCCGAACCATCCAAAATCTGATGAAGAAATTGTAGAAATTTACGAAAAAGCTATTACTCCAAAAACTCGTCTCTTAATGGTATGCCACATGATAAACATCACAGGACATATTTTACCAATTAAGAAAATTTGTGATATGGCACACGCCAAAGGTGTTGAGGTTATGGTTGATGGAGCTCATGCTTTCGCTCAAATTCAATACAAAATCAGTGATTTAGGTTGTGATTATTATGGTAGTAGTCTTCATAAGTGGCTAAGTGTACCGCTTGGAGCAGGGATTTTATATGTAAAAAAAGATAAAATCAGTAAGCTTTGGCAAATGTTCGGCGATATGGGTTATCAAGATGATGATATTAGAAAGCTAAATCATACTGGCACACATCCTGTGCACACCGACCTAACCATTAGTAATGCTATTGACTTTCATCAGAAAATTGGTATTGAAAGAAAAGAAGCACGTCTTCGCTTTCTTCAAGAATATTGGACCAAACAAGTAAGAAATTTACCTAATATCTTACTTAATACACCTGCTGATGCACAAAGAGCCTGTGGCATTGCGAATGTGGGCATCAAGACAATGAAACCAGCAGATTTAGCTAAAACATTGCTGACAAAATATAATGTTTGGACAGTTGCCATTGATTATGCCAACGTTCATGGATGTAGAATCACGCCAAATGTTTATACTTCTACTGCCGAACTTGATAAATTTGTAGCAGCTTTAAAAGAATTAGCCGCCTAA
- a CDS encoding DNA alkylation repair protein — MTSITDALKAIATEERAQASAWFFKTGKGQYGEGDIFIGISNPDLRTICKKYNSLNFSELQDLLNSPIHEYRFAALIILVEQMKKAKSEDLRSKIYEFYLDNTHRINNWDLVDCSARDIVGLYLFDKDRSILYDMARTNHLWTQRIAIIATFYFINKKQFLDTLKISEILLTHKHDLIHKAVGWALREAWKKGANQQVEVFLEKNIGRIPRTALRYAIEKMTDEQKKYFMTLK, encoded by the coding sequence ATGACCTCCATTACTGATGCCCTAAAAGCAATCGCTACCGAAGAAAGAGCCCAAGCCTCAGCATGGTTTTTTAAAACTGGCAAAGGGCAATACGGTGAAGGAGATATATTTATTGGCATATCAAATCCTGATTTACGAACCATTTGTAAAAAATACAACTCTTTAAATTTTTCAGAATTACAAGATTTACTCAACAGTCCAATTCATGAGTATAGATTTGCAGCATTAATTATTTTGGTGGAACAAATGAAAAAAGCCAAATCTGAAGATTTACGCAGTAAAATCTATGAATTTTATTTAGATAACACGCATCGAATTAATAATTGGGATTTGGTTGATTGCTCGGCTCGAGATATCGTAGGCTTATATTTATTCGATAAAGACCGAAGTATATTATATGATATGGCACGCACAAATCACTTATGGACACAACGGATTGCCATTATTGCCACTTTCTATTTCATTAATAAAAAACAATTTCTTGATACGCTTAAAATCTCTGAAATTCTACTTACCCACAAGCATGACCTCATTCATAAGGCAGTTGGGTGGGCATTACGTGAAGCATGGAAAAAAGGAGCGAACCAGCAAGTAGAGGTTTTTCTGGAGAAAAACATTGGTCGAATTCCTCGTACAGCTCTTCGCTATGCCATTGAAAAAATGACCGATGAACAGAAAAAATATTTTATGACTTTGAAATAA
- a CDS encoding amidohydrolase family protein, whose translation MIIDSHQHFWTFDPIRDSWINEEMSVIQRNFYPEDLKPVLQQNGVDACVAVQADQSLTETKFLLDLAAKNDFIKAVVGWIDLQAENIEDQLAEWQSEKKLAGFRHILQGEPELEYMLRPNFMRGISALLKHNFTYDILIFPKHLPVAQQFVKHFPDQAFVLDHLAKPYIKAGMIDEWKRDIEVLAKFENVMCKVSGIITEADWKNWTYEQIEPYLEVVFEAFGIDRIMYGSDWPVCLVAGEYAQVKGIVEKYTQNFSEMEKAKIFGGNAAKFYKI comes from the coding sequence ATGATCATTGATTCGCACCAACATTTTTGGACATTCGATCCTATCCGTGATTCTTGGATTAATGAAGAGATGTCGGTTATTCAAAGAAATTTTTATCCTGAAGATTTAAAGCCCGTTTTACAACAAAATGGAGTTGATGCTTGCGTGGCCGTACAAGCTGACCAAAGTTTAACAGAAACAAAATTTTTACTCGATTTAGCAGCTAAAAATGATTTTATAAAAGCGGTAGTCGGCTGGATTGACCTACAAGCAGAAAATATTGAAGATCAACTTGCTGAATGGCAATCAGAGAAAAAATTAGCTGGTTTTAGACATATTCTACAAGGTGAGCCTGAACTTGAATACATGCTTCGCCCTAATTTCATGAGAGGTATTTCGGCTCTTTTAAAACATAATTTTACTTATGATATTCTGATTTTCCCTAAACATCTGCCTGTTGCTCAACAATTTGTGAAGCATTTTCCAGACCAAGCTTTTGTGCTTGACCATTTGGCTAAACCTTATATCAAAGCTGGTATGATTGATGAGTGGAAACGAGATATAGAAGTATTGGCAAAATTTGAGAATGTCATGTGTAAAGTTTCAGGAATCATTACGGAAGCCGATTGGAAAAACTGGACTTACGAGCAAATTGAGCCTTATTTGGAGGTTGTCTTTGAAGCTTTTGGTATTGATAGAATCATGTATGGTTCTGACTGGCCAGTTTGCTTAGTAGCTGGTGAGTATGCTCAAGTGAAAGGAATTGTGGAAAAATATACTCAAAACTTTTCTGAAATGGAAAAAGCCAAGATTTTTGGTGGAAATGCTGCTAAATTTTATAAAATCTGA